A single Dunckerocampus dactyliophorus isolate RoL2022-P2 chromosome 2, RoL_Ddac_1.1, whole genome shotgun sequence DNA region contains:
- the lrrc4bb gene encoding leucine-rich repeat-containing protein 4B: MRVVMVTSPCTPSPLLWLVHLLLWFHNHGPELTEAAPPCPIPCSCSNQASRVICTRKSLDQVPDSISENTRYLNLQENTIQVIKSDTFKHLRHLEILQLSKNHIRQIEVGAFNGLPNLNTLELFDNRLTVVPSQAFEYLSKLRELWLRNNPIETLPAFAFHRVPSLRRLDLGELRKLDFISEAAFEGLVNLRFLNLGMCGLKDIPNLTPLVRLEELELSGNQLGIVRPGSFQGLVSLRKLWLMHSRVSVIERNAFDDLKYLEELNLSHNSLHSLPHDLFTPLHQLERVHLNHNPWVCNCDVLWLSWWLKETVPSNTTCCARCHAPPGLKGKYIGELDQSHFTCYAPVIVEPPTDLNVTEGMAAELKCRTGTSMTSVNWFTPNGTLMTHGSYRVRISVLHDGTLNFTNVTVQDTGQYTCMVTNSAGNTTATAVLNVSASDPSNSYSYFTTVTVETVETVGGGDDKNSAMQYINETFIDFPNPTVERGLDGVTISPSLSSLSSLSPRANRATENAVTVSIIDVTNIPGLDDVMKTTKIIIGCFVAITFMAAVMLVVFYKLRKQHQLHKHHGPARAIEIVNVEDEIGAGAGSGISGGSTMNTGSGGEGTLRIHHPEIVNLPNIGRSDALNHYYKTHHYNNNVMGLSIGSEGMGPGGMLSNKNHQGQEIPISCTPVPISTSNLLTSSGNGTNTNPSSMSPPLPMSLPMPTMGLHGSIKGFMGQNQNPQMEPLLFKGSSKENVQETQI; encoded by the exons ATGCGTGTTGTCATGGTGACCAGCCCCTGTACCCCTTCCCCCCTCCTCTGGTTGGTCCACCTTTTGTTGTGGTTCCACAACCATGGACCTGAGCTGACAGAGGCAGCACCCCCCTGCCCCATCCCCTGTAGCTGCTCCAATCAGGCGAGCCGTGTCATCTGTACAAGGAAGAGTCTGGATCAAGTCCCGGACAGTATTTCAGAAAACACAAGATACCTCAATCTACAAGAGAACACAATTCAG GTGATAAAGTCTGACACCTTTAAACACCTGAGGCATTTGGAAATCCTCCAGCTCTCCAAGAACCACATCCGGCAGATCGAGGTGGGAGCATTCAATGGACTGCCAAACCTCAACACGCTGGAGCTTTTCGACAACCGTCTCACCGTGGTACCGTCACAGGCCTTTGAGTACCTCAGCAAGCTAAGGGAGTTATGGCTACGAAACAACCCCATCGAGACACTGCCAGCGTTCGCCTTTCACCGCGTTCCCTCTTTACGTCGTCTCGATCTTGGGGAACTTAGGAAACTGGATTTCATCTCAGAGGCGGCCTTTGAAGGTCTGGTCAACTTGCGCTTCTTGAATCTGGGCATGTGCGGCTTGAAAGACATCCCTAACCTCACCCCACTCGTACGACTAGAGGAGTTGGAGTTGTCCGGGAACCAGTTGGGGATAGTCCGGCCCGGATCCTTCCAGGGCCTTGTGTCACTTCGCAAGCTGTGGCTCATGCACTCCAGAGTGTCGGTTATTGAACGCAATGCTTTTGATGACCTAAAATACTTGGAGGAGCTTAACCTTTCCCACAATTCGCTTCATTCACTGCCCCATGACCTCTTCACGCCTTTGCACCAGTTGGAGAGGGTGCATCTTAACCACAACCCTTGGGTGTGCAACTGTGATGTTCTGTGGCTCAGCTGGTGGCTTAAAGAAACGGTTCCGAGCAACACCACATGTTGCGCCCGATGCCATGCACCCCCGGGTCTGAAGGGCAAGTACATCGGCGAACTGGACCAGAGCCATTTCACTTGCTATGCGCCGGTCATCGTGGAGCCGCCCACTGACCTCAACGTCACAGAGGGCATGGCGGCGGAGCTGAAATGCCGCACGGGAACCTCCATGACCTCCGTGAACTGGTTCACTCCGAACGGCACTCTGATGACCCACGGATCTTACCGCGTGAGGATCTCTGTGCTCCATGATGGAACGCTCAACTTCACCAACGTGACCGTGCAGGACACCGGGCAGTACACTTGCATGGTGACCAACTCCGCTGGCAACACCACCGCCACTGCCGTGCTCAACGTGTCTGCTTCAGACCCAAGCAACAGCTACAGCTATTTCACCACCGTCACCGTGGAGACAGTCGAGACAGTGGGAGGAGGGGATGATAAGAACTCAGCAATGCAGTACATTAATGAGACCTTCATAGATTTCCCTAATCCAACTGTTGAAAGGGGGTTAGACGGCGTCACTATATccccttctctctcttctctctcttcacTGTCACCACGAGCGAATAGAGCCACTGAGAATGCAGTGACTGTGTCCATCATTGATGTAACTAACATTCCGGGCCTGGACGATGTAATGAAAACCACCAAGATCATCATTGGCTGCTTCGTGGCCATTACTTTTATGGCAGCTGTAATGTTGGTGGTCTTCTATAAGCTCCGTAAGCAGCACCAGCTGCATAAGCACCATGGCCCGGCCAGAGCCATCGAGATCGTCAATGTGGAGGATGAGATTGGAGCCGGAGCGGGAAGTGGCATCTCGGGCGGGTCTACAATGAATACAGGCAGTGGAGGAGAAGGAACCCTAAGGATACATCATCCTGAAATAGTTAACCTTCCCAACATTGGACGTTCGGATGCCCTGAACCATTACTACAAGACCCATCATTACAACAACAATGTGATGGGGCTTAGTATTGGTAGCGAAGGAATGGGACCAGGAGGGATGCTCAGTAACAAGAATCACCAAGGCCAGGAAATCCCCATCTCATGTACCCCTGTCCCCATCTCCACATCCAATCTGCTCACATCTTCAGGAAATGGCACCAACACCAACCCAAGCTCTATGTCCCCACCTCTGCCCATGTCTCTCCCGATGCCCACCATGGGCCTACATGGATCGATTAAAGGTTTCATGGGACAGAACCAGAACCCCCAAATGGAGCCTCTCCTCTTTAAGGGGAGTTCGAAGGAAAATGTCCAGGAGACTCAGATCTAA